One Lentibacillus cibarius DNA window includes the following coding sequences:
- a CDS encoding nitroreductase, producing the protein MIPIDSLTAIKTRRSIHQFKPEEVDTAILKEIFTYGSYAPTHYMKEPWNIKLYQNDGKKRFVNAIIASYQRIGMLNTANDAKTAKMIESMRRFLMNIPHHALIYFKKETDDVRYEEEYAAVCAFIQNSQLAAWEYGVGMLWTITPYMHDNGFVTDISLDADSVKIAAVMQIGYPEKIPNHKERTPIMEKMEIISE; encoded by the coding sequence GTGATACCAATCGATAGTTTAACAGCAATAAAGACGCGCCGATCCATTCACCAGTTTAAACCGGAAGAAGTAGATACAGCTATTTTAAAAGAGATTTTTACATATGGCTCTTACGCACCGACTCACTATATGAAAGAGCCATGGAATATTAAGCTTTACCAAAACGATGGTAAGAAGAGGTTTGTTAATGCAATCATTGCTAGCTACCAAAGAATTGGTATGCTTAACACTGCCAATGACGCAAAAACAGCTAAAATGATTGAATCGATGAGGCGGTTTTTAATGAACATCCCACATCATGCTTTAATCTATTTTAAGAAAGAGACGGATGATGTTCGCTATGAAGAAGAATATGCTGCTGTTTGTGCATTTATCCAAAACAGCCAATTAGCAGCATGGGAATATGGTGTCGGCATGCTTTGGACTATCACACCATACATGCATGATAACGGGTTTGTTACCGACATTAGTCTGGATGCGGACTCGGTGAAAATCGCAGCTGTCATGCAAATTGGCTATCCGGAGAAAATTCCTAATCATAAAGAGAGAACACCTATTATGGAGAAAATGGAAATTATATCAGAGTGA
- a CDS encoding nucleoside hydrolase — translation MSQKVLVFGDIGIDDTAALIYGYFDDNIDIVGVVANYGNISREKALANVHYVKNLFDISPSVEVITGAESPMTGEKPQYYPEIHGEYGLGPIIPPSVANEFQRENFFKVMEIIRRYSDELVIVNIGRLTSLAMMFILYQKEMSNVRKYYIMGGAFWTPGNVTAVAEANFYGDPMAAHIVLKYAHNTTIIPLNVTEQAIVTPRMVDYISQVGKAKILKPLLDYYYAFYKQRNPSIPGSPLHDVVTLMAVSYEDMFQFERLPVQIVRDLNSKARGQSIADIRPYSEPKKNRHRVALELDYRLFYVRFMSTMTGQQFG, via the coding sequence TTGTCACAGAAAGTATTGGTTTTTGGAGATATTGGCATTGATGATACAGCAGCACTGATTTATGGGTATTTCGATGATAATATTGATATTGTCGGTGTAGTTGCTAACTACGGGAATATCTCAAGGGAAAAAGCGTTGGCTAATGTTCATTATGTAAAGAATTTATTTGATATTAGTCCATCCGTTGAAGTTATTACCGGTGCTGAAAGTCCGATGACAGGGGAAAAACCGCAATATTATCCGGAAATACACGGGGAGTACGGACTTGGCCCAATTATCCCGCCTTCAGTCGCAAATGAATTTCAAAGGGAAAACTTTTTTAAAGTGATGGAGATTATTAGGCGGTATAGTGATGAGTTAGTGATTGTTAATATAGGAAGACTTACATCACTCGCTATGATGTTTATTCTATATCAGAAAGAAATGAGCAATGTTCGTAAGTATTACATAATGGGTGGGGCTTTTTGGACGCCGGGCAATGTTACTGCCGTTGCGGAGGCGAATTTTTATGGAGATCCGATGGCGGCACATATCGTTTTAAAATATGCGCATAATACGACAATTATTCCGCTGAATGTAACGGAACAGGCTATCGTCACGCCAAGGATGGTTGACTATATTAGTCAGGTGGGCAAAGCTAAAATTTTAAAACCGCTACTAGATTATTACTATGCCTTTTATAAACAACGTAACCCGTCAATACCTGGAAGCCCGTTGCATGATGTTGTCACATTGATGGCGGTCTCGTATGAAGATATGTTTCAGTTTGAACGGTTGCCGGTTCAAATCGTTCGTGATTTAAATAGCAAGGCACGGGGACAAAGTATCGCTGATATTCGGCCATACAGTGAGCCGAAAAAGAATCGGCACAGGGTTGCGCTGGAGCTAGATTATCGTTTGTTTTATGTTCGATTTATGTCAACGATGACTGGGCAACAGTTCGGTTGA
- the eno gene encoding phosphopyruvate hydratase, with product MPYITDIYAREVLDSRGNPTVEVEMFTESGAFGAALVPSGASTGEYEAVELRDDDKNRYLGKGVQKAVENVNDVIAPELIGVDVTRQNIIDQIMLELDGTENKGRLGANAILGVSIAAAHAASSYLEQPLYNYLGGFNAKTLPTPMMNILNGGEHADNNVDIQEFMIMPVAAPTFKEALRTGAEVFHALKKVLKSKGYNTGVGDEGGFAPNLGSNEEALGTIVEAIEAAGYKPGEEVKLAMDVASSEIYEDGKYNLKGEGVVRTAEEMVDWYEDLINKYPIISIEDGLDENDWDGHKLLTDRIGDRVQLVGDDLFVTNTSKLSRGIEQGAGNSILVKVNQIGTLTETFEAIEMAKRAGYTAVISHRSGETEDATIADIAIATNAGQIKTGAPSRTDRVAKYNQLLRIEDELAGMGEYAGLKAFYNLKK from the coding sequence ATGCCTTATATAACAGATATTTATGCCCGCGAAGTGCTTGATTCCCGCGGTAACCCAACAGTTGAAGTGGAAATGTTCACCGAATCCGGTGCGTTTGGTGCAGCGCTTGTACCAAGTGGAGCGTCTACTGGTGAATATGAGGCGGTGGAACTTCGTGATGATGACAAAAACCGCTATTTAGGTAAAGGTGTGCAAAAAGCGGTTGAAAATGTCAATGACGTTATTGCACCTGAACTTATTGGTGTTGACGTAACACGGCAAAATATTATCGATCAAATTATGCTTGAACTTGATGGCACTGAAAACAAAGGCCGTCTTGGGGCAAATGCTATTCTTGGCGTGTCCATAGCTGCGGCACATGCAGCTTCAAGCTATCTGGAACAGCCACTCTACAATTATTTAGGCGGTTTCAATGCTAAAACACTTCCAACACCAATGATGAACATTTTAAATGGTGGAGAGCATGCCGACAATAATGTCGATATTCAGGAATTCATGATCATGCCTGTAGCAGCACCTACGTTTAAAGAAGCATTGCGCACCGGTGCGGAAGTGTTCCACGCACTAAAGAAAGTATTGAAGTCTAAAGGTTATAATACTGGAGTAGGTGATGAAGGCGGATTTGCCCCTAACCTCGGTTCGAATGAAGAAGCACTTGGAACCATCGTTGAGGCAATTGAAGCTGCCGGGTACAAGCCAGGTGAAGAAGTCAAGCTGGCAATGGATGTTGCTTCTTCAGAAATATACGAGGATGGCAAGTATAACCTGAAAGGAGAAGGTGTCGTCCGTACGGCTGAGGAAATGGTTGATTGGTACGAAGATCTTATCAACAAATACCCGATTATTTCAATTGAGGACGGTCTGGATGAAAATGACTGGGATGGTCATAAATTGTTGACAGACCGAATCGGTGACCGTGTACAACTGGTAGGTGACGATCTGTTTGTCACAAATACAAGTAAGCTTTCTCGAGGAATCGAGCAGGGTGCAGGAAACTCTATTCTAGTAAAAGTAAATCAGATCGGCACACTAACGGAGACATTTGAGGCAATTGAAATGGCTAAACGTGCCGGTTACACTGCTGTCATTTCCCACCGTTCTGGTGAAACAGAAGATGCAACCATCGCTGATATAGCTATTGCAACCAACGCAGGACAAATTAAAACCGGTGCACCGTCTCGTACTGATCGTGTCGCTAAATATAACCAGTTACTCCGCATTGAGGATGAACTCGCGGGTATGGGCGAATATGCCGGATTGAAAGCTTTTTATAACTTGAAAAAATAA
- the gpmI gene encoding 2,3-bisphosphoglycerate-independent phosphoglycerate mutase: MSNNNLAALIILDGFGIREEEKGNAVKQANTPNFDRYWGKYPHNQLTASGEAVGLPEGQMGNSEVGHLNIGAGRIVYQSLTRVNLSIKEGEFFEKDAFVKSIEHAKKNDKALHIFGLLSDGGVHSHISHLFALLKLAKEKGLQKVFVHAFLDGRDVGQQTAKEYIKQTEEKMREYGVGQFATISGRYYSMDRDKRWDRVKRAYDAMVYGEGPTYKNPYDMIDDSYANGIYDEFVIPSVMTDDNGEPIGKVQDEDSIIFYNFRPDRAIQISRTFANDDFHDFDRGSHPPKNVDFVMLTEFSESVDGYVAYQPVNLDNTVGEVLSQHGMKQLRIAETEKYPHVTFFMSGGRENEFPGEKRVLINSPKVATYDLQPEMSVYEVTDSLLEELDSQEHNAIILNFANPDMVGHSGKLEPTIQAIEAVDECLGKVVDKILELGGNAIITADHGNSDEVITMEGEPMTSHTKNPVPVIVTREGETLRDGGILADLSPTLLDLLHVKKPKEMTGNTLIKK; this comes from the coding sequence ATGAGTAATAACAACCTTGCTGCATTAATTATTCTTGATGGCTTTGGAATTCGTGAGGAAGAAAAGGGCAATGCCGTCAAACAAGCAAACACGCCTAACTTTGATCGTTATTGGGGTAAATATCCACACAACCAGTTGACAGCAAGTGGGGAGGCGGTTGGTCTTCCAGAAGGGCAGATGGGAAATTCGGAAGTTGGCCACCTCAATATCGGTGCCGGCCGAATTGTGTATCAAAGTCTTACAAGGGTCAATTTATCTATTAAAGAAGGCGAATTCTTTGAGAAAGATGCCTTTGTAAAGTCAATAGAACATGCTAAGAAAAACGACAAAGCGCTACACATTTTCGGTCTGTTATCTGATGGTGGCGTCCATAGCCATATCAGTCATCTGTTTGCATTATTGAAGCTTGCGAAAGAAAAAGGACTGCAAAAGGTGTTTGTACATGCCTTTTTAGATGGACGTGATGTTGGTCAGCAAACTGCAAAGGAATATATAAAGCAGACAGAGGAAAAAATGCGCGAATACGGAGTTGGTCAGTTTGCCACCATTTCTGGCCGCTATTATTCCATGGACCGTGATAAGCGTTGGGACCGTGTCAAGCGGGCGTATGATGCGATGGTTTATGGCGAAGGACCAACATATAAGAATCCATACGATATGATTGATGACTCTTATGCGAATGGGATTTATGACGAATTTGTAATTCCATCGGTCATGACAGATGATAACGGGGAGCCTATCGGTAAGGTACAGGACGAAGATTCCATTATCTTTTATAATTTCCGTCCCGATCGAGCTATCCAAATATCGAGAACGTTTGCCAATGATGATTTCCATGACTTTGATCGCGGTAGCCATCCACCCAAAAATGTGGACTTTGTCATGCTAACTGAGTTCAGTGAGTCAGTTGACGGTTATGTGGCGTATCAACCAGTTAATCTGGATAATACAGTCGGGGAAGTATTGTCACAACATGGAATGAAGCAGCTTCGTATCGCGGAAACCGAGAAATATCCGCACGTGACCTTCTTTATGAGTGGTGGACGGGAAAATGAATTTCCCGGCGAAAAACGTGTGCTAATTAATTCGCCAAAAGTTGCTACCTATGATTTGCAACCGGAGATGAGTGTTTATGAAGTAACCGATTCGTTGCTGGAAGAGCTTGATAGCCAAGAGCATAACGCGATTATTTTAAATTTCGCCAATCCTGACATGGTTGGCCATTCTGGTAAACTGGAACCGACCATTCAAGCAATCGAAGCGGTGGACGAATGCCTTGGAAAAGTTGTTGATAAGATTCTCGAGCTTGGAGGTAATGCTATTATAACTGCTGACCATGGCAACTCGGATGAAGTGATTACAATGGAAGGTGAACCGATGACATCACACACGAAAAACCCGGTTCCCGTCATTGTAACTAGAGAGGGAGAAACATTACGCGATGGCGGTATTTTAGCAGATTTATCCCCAACATTGCTCGACCTATTGCATGTGAAAAAACCTAAAGAAATGACAGGAAACACACTGATTAAAAAATAA
- the tpiA gene encoding triose-phosphate isomerase produces the protein MRKKIIAGNWKMNKLAAEADQFANDVTGNLPDDDHVEAIICAPFPFLPSLVEKSKGSKLKISAQTMHFEESGAFTGEVSPSMLQDIGVTHVVIGHSERREQFGETDESVNKKVHAAFNHGLTPIVCVGETLDQREANDTMNHIETQVRKALEGLTEQQIAEVIIAYEPIWAIGTGKTASSEDANDVCIHIRNVVKDIAGKETADQLVIQYGGSVKPANIDELMAQSDIDGALVGGASLEADSFLKLVEAGTK, from the coding sequence ATGCGTAAGAAAATTATAGCTGGAAATTGGAAAATGAACAAATTAGCTGCTGAAGCTGATCAATTTGCTAATGATGTAACCGGAAATCTTCCCGATGATGATCACGTAGAAGCGATTATCTGTGCACCATTTCCATTTTTGCCATCACTTGTAGAAAAATCGAAAGGGAGCAAGTTAAAAATCAGTGCACAAACGATGCATTTTGAAGAAAGTGGTGCCTTTACCGGGGAGGTCAGCCCGTCAATGCTACAGGATATCGGTGTGACACATGTAGTGATTGGTCATTCTGAACGCCGTGAGCAATTTGGCGAAACGGATGAATCTGTAAACAAAAAAGTGCATGCAGCGTTCAACCACGGATTGACGCCGATCGTTTGTGTAGGTGAAACGCTTGACCAACGTGAAGCTAACGATACGATGAATCACATTGAAACCCAGGTTCGTAAGGCATTGGAAGGTTTAACTGAGCAACAGATTGCTGAAGTGATTATTGCTTATGAACCAATCTGGGCTATCGGTACAGGCAAAACAGCATCAAGTGAAGACGCTAATGATGTTTGCATCCATATCCGTAATGTCGTCAAAGATATTGCTGGTAAAGAAACTGCCGATCAGCTTGTGATTCAGTATGGTGGTAGCGTTAAACCAGCTAACATCGATGAACTAATGGCACAATCGGATATCGATGGAGCCCTGGTTGGCGGTGCTAGTCTTGAAGCAGATTCATTCCTTAAGCTTGTGGAGGCAGGTACAAAATGA
- a CDS encoding phosphoglycerate kinase, with product MNKKTLHDLDVKGKRVFCRVDFNVPMKDGEVTDDTRIRAALPTINHLSENGAIVILASHLGRPKGKVTEELRLDPVAGRLSDLTGKEIVKTDEVYGKEVNEAISEADNGDIILIENVRFEPGEEKNDPELIEAFAAMADMYVNDAFGAAHRAHASTTGVAEKLPAAAGFLMEKEIEVLGKALENPERPFTAIIGGAKVKDKINVIDHLLDKVDNLIIGGGLAYTFVKAQGYEIGKSLLEEDKLDLAKEFMQKAKEKGVSFVMPEDAIVADDFSADANTKVVDITYIPEDWEALDIGPETCKKYDKIVSESKLVIWNGPMGVFEYNAFAGGTKAVAESLANTDGYTVIGGGDSAAAVEKFGLAEEMDHVSTGGGASLEFMEGKVLPGLQALDDK from the coding sequence ATGAATAAAAAAACGCTTCATGACCTTGATGTCAAAGGAAAGAGAGTTTTTTGCCGGGTTGACTTTAATGTACCGATGAAGGATGGGGAGGTTACAGATGACACGCGCATCAGGGCCGCATTGCCGACAATCAACCATTTATCAGAGAATGGGGCTATTGTAATCCTTGCAAGTCACCTTGGTCGGCCAAAAGGGAAAGTGACAGAGGAATTACGACTTGATCCGGTTGCAGGGCGATTGAGTGATTTAACAGGAAAAGAAATAGTCAAAACGGATGAGGTATATGGTAAAGAAGTAAATGAAGCCATTTCCGAAGCTGATAATGGTGATATCATCTTAATAGAGAATGTCCGTTTTGAACCTGGAGAAGAAAAAAATGACCCTGAATTAATTGAGGCATTTGCCGCAATGGCTGACATGTATGTAAATGATGCCTTCGGTGCAGCTCACCGTGCACATGCGTCAACAACGGGGGTTGCCGAAAAATTGCCTGCTGCTGCCGGTTTTCTAATGGAAAAGGAGATAGAAGTGTTAGGTAAAGCTTTAGAAAACCCTGAGCGGCCATTTACCGCAATCATTGGCGGTGCCAAAGTGAAAGATAAAATTAACGTCATAGATCATCTGCTTGATAAAGTGGACAACTTGATTATTGGTGGCGGTCTTGCTTATACATTTGTGAAGGCACAGGGTTATGAAATTGGCAAATCATTGCTTGAAGAAGACAAACTGGATTTGGCTAAAGAATTCATGCAAAAGGCGAAAGAAAAAGGTGTCAGCTTTGTGATGCCCGAGGATGCGATTGTGGCTGACGACTTTTCTGCGGATGCCAATACGAAGGTCGTGGATATTACGTATATACCTGAGGATTGGGAAGCACTTGATATTGGACCTGAAACATGTAAAAAGTATGATAAGATTGTTAGCGAGTCAAAGCTGGTTATTTGGAACGGACCGATGGGTGTATTTGAGTATAATGCATTCGCCGGTGGAACGAAGGCCGTTGCTGAAAGTTTGGCCAACACGGATGGCTATACGGTGATTGGCGGTGGTGATTCAGCCGCAGCTGTTGAGAAATTTGGCTTGGCCGAAGAGATGGATCATGTGTCCACTGGCGGCGGTGCATCCCTTGAATTTATGGAAGGGAAAGTCCTTCCGGGGTTACAGGCGCTGGATGACAAATAA
- the gap gene encoding type I glyceraldehyde-3-phosphate dehydrogenase has translation MAIKMGINGFGRIGRNVFRQALKNDEVEVVAVNDLTDANMLAHLLQYDSVHGTLDEEVTVNGENIVVGGKEIKVLSERDPADLGWGNLGVDIVVESTGRFTQRDDAKKHLDAGAKKVVISAPGKQEDLTMVMGVNEEDYDPAKHHIVSNASCTTNCLAPLAKVLHEKFGVKRGLMTTVHSYTNDQQILDLPHKDYRRARAAAQNIIPTTTGAAKVVGKVLPDLDGKLNGMAVRVPTPDGSLTDLVAELDQNVTEEDVNNAFKEAAEGELKGVLGYTEAPVVSSDIVGNTFSSLFDAQSTMTLEDNMVKVVSWYDNEMGYSARCVDLAVYISKQGL, from the coding sequence ATGGCAATTAAAATGGGTATTAACGGGTTTGGACGTATTGGTCGCAATGTGTTTCGCCAGGCTTTGAAAAATGATGAGGTGGAAGTAGTTGCCGTCAATGATTTGACGGATGCCAATATGCTTGCACATTTGCTGCAGTATGATTCCGTGCATGGTACGCTGGACGAGGAAGTTACCGTTAATGGTGAAAATATTGTTGTTGGTGGAAAAGAAATCAAAGTGCTTTCCGAACGCGATCCTGCCGACCTTGGTTGGGGAAATCTTGGTGTAGATATAGTGGTTGAATCGACTGGTCGTTTCACACAACGTGATGACGCGAAAAAACACCTTGATGCAGGTGCGAAGAAAGTTGTCATTTCAGCACCGGGTAAACAGGAAGACCTGACAATGGTTATGGGTGTTAACGAAGAAGATTATGATCCTGCCAAGCACCATATTGTTTCCAATGCTTCGTGCACAACGAACTGCTTGGCACCACTGGCTAAAGTCTTGCATGAAAAGTTTGGTGTGAAGCGTGGGTTGATGACAACTGTTCACTCGTATACCAATGATCAGCAAATTCTCGACTTACCGCATAAAGATTATCGTCGTGCACGTGCGGCGGCGCAAAACATTATTCCAACGACAACAGGAGCGGCAAAAGTTGTTGGAAAAGTGCTTCCTGATTTAGATGGTAAGTTAAATGGTATGGCGGTACGTGTGCCAACGCCAGATGGTTCCCTGACGGATCTTGTTGCAGAGCTCGATCAAAATGTAACAGAAGAAGACGTTAATAACGCATTTAAAGAGGCTGCGGAAGGTGAACTGAAAGGTGTTCTCGGCTACACAGAAGCTCCTGTCGTTTCCAGCGATATCGTAGGCAACACGTTTTCGTCATTGTTTGATGCACAATCAACCATGACCCTTGAGGATAACATGGTAAAAGTTGTTTCTTGGTATGATAATGAGATGGGCTATTCTGCACGTTGTGTTGACCTCGCCGTTTACATCAGTAAACAAGGACTATAA
- a CDS encoding sugar-binding transcriptional regulator: MMQLINLQKKLYPDLLDVMQQRYVILQNIEFLQPIGRRALADNTDLTERHIRGEVNILSKQGLIGMTSKGMQLTEEGKLVIDQLATFMHEAMGLSVLEKQLKDKVQIRNVIIVPGNSDEHHWVKQEMGKACASYLQEHMTSNQTIAVTGGTTIAAVADMIGAITNETNCLFVPARGGIGEKEENQANTIAAKMARQSNGTYRLLYVPDPLSENSYQTMIKEPAVIEVLKLIKDADVVLHGIGDAITMAKRRKTSEEVIRKLEEEKAVSEAFGYYFNGSGGIVHKVRTIGIHLDDLSENRKMVVTVAGGKSKAQAITSYFKQGRSDLLITDEAAAEAILRDNSSL; the protein is encoded by the coding sequence ATTATGCAATTAATTAATCTCCAAAAAAAATTATACCCCGACTTGCTGGATGTTATGCAGCAGCGCTATGTAATTCTGCAGAACATTGAATTCCTCCAGCCAATCGGGAGAAGGGCGCTGGCCGATAATACTGACCTTACTGAACGGCATATCCGTGGTGAAGTCAATATTCTTTCTAAGCAAGGTCTGATTGGGATGACGTCCAAAGGTATGCAATTGACAGAAGAGGGAAAGTTAGTGATAGATCAATTAGCAACCTTTATGCATGAGGCAATGGGATTAAGTGTTTTAGAAAAGCAGCTAAAGGATAAAGTACAAATAAGGAATGTTATTATTGTTCCCGGTAATAGTGATGAACATCATTGGGTAAAACAAGAAATGGGTAAAGCATGTGCTTCCTACTTACAGGAGCATATGACTTCAAATCAAACCATTGCAGTTACAGGTGGGACAACGATTGCTGCGGTTGCCGATATGATAGGGGCGATCACGAATGAAACGAATTGCTTGTTTGTCCCTGCCAGAGGTGGTATCGGGGAAAAGGAAGAAAATCAGGCAAATACAATTGCTGCCAAAATGGCAAGACAGTCAAATGGTACCTATCGATTATTATATGTCCCCGATCCTTTAAGTGAAAATTCGTATCAGACCATGATTAAAGAACCAGCTGTTATTGAAGTACTTAAACTTATTAAAGATGCTGACGTTGTTTTACACGGAATAGGTGATGCAATCACGATGGCCAAGCGCCGCAAGACTTCGGAGGAAGTAATCCGGAAACTTGAAGAAGAAAAGGCAGTCAGTGAAGCATTCGGTTACTATTTCAATGGTTCCGGTGGGATTGTTCATAAGGTACGGACAATTGGTATTCATCTGGATGATTTGTCCGAAAATAGGAAAATGGTAGTTACGGTGGCTGGTGGAAAATCAAAGGCACAAGCAATTACTTCTTATTTTAAACAAGGAAGAAGTGACTTGCTCATAACAGACGAAGCGGCTGCTGAAGCGATTTTAAGGGATAATTCATCCCTTTAA
- a CDS encoding glutaredoxin family protein, whose translation MEHILFYTKQNCPLCDHARALLDLLRHDYSFRIEERDIYEKDEWLEEYQLLIPTVKIGDAELHCEEISYEALKRALKNKTEM comes from the coding sequence ATGGAACACATTCTTTTTTACACTAAACAAAACTGTCCATTATGTGATCATGCACGAGCATTGCTTGATTTATTACGTCATGACTATTCCTTTCGAATAGAAGAGCGAGATATTTATGAAAAGGATGAGTGGCTGGAAGAATATCAGTTGCTTATACCGACAGTGAAAATCGGCGATGCAGAACTGCATTGTGAGGAAATCAGTTATGAGGCGTTGAAACGGGCATTGAAGAATAAAACGGAAATGTGA
- the rpoN gene encoding RNA polymerase factor sigma-54 → MRPKMAQEQKLQLKMNQSLIQSIQLLQCTGVEVVDYIQEIAKENPLIEDVNYDYEFNNFKQAVGDKQAIGEINQAEESMYDRLKSQLYTIELPEPLRPVVIFGIDSLDENGYLDITMESWAKQCEIRLDQAEQALQWVQSLEPAGIGARSLKECILLQLDKSVSFLEELLENHLEWLAEENISAISDYFHLTEDEAAVNVERIKSCHPKPGRLLSEKKTEYIIPEAYIYEEDGNWKISFYKWYSPEIEINEAYKHFQPDDQAATTFLKEKYRQVNWLQQVLRYRGNTLERVIEKIVKKQQLYFSHGAFMLQPLTLNELATDLDMHISTVSRAIANKYIQTKRGIIPLKFFLQPGVKQSNGQQITSFVIKQLIAELIENEDKRKPLSDQVIKSRLKQEFGINVARRTVVKYREQLGIAASTKRK, encoded by the coding sequence ATGCGGCCGAAAATGGCTCAGGAGCAGAAGCTGCAGCTCAAAATGAACCAGTCGCTTATCCAATCTATTCAGCTGCTTCAATGTACAGGAGTAGAAGTTGTCGATTACATTCAAGAGATTGCCAAAGAAAATCCCTTGATTGAAGATGTAAACTATGATTATGAGTTCAACAACTTTAAACAGGCGGTTGGGGATAAACAAGCAATTGGAGAAATCAATCAGGCAGAGGAGTCCATGTATGATCGGTTGAAAAGTCAACTTTATACGATAGAGCTGCCGGAACCGTTACGGCCGGTAGTTATATTTGGTATTGACTCACTGGATGAAAACGGGTATTTAGATATTACCATGGAATCATGGGCTAAGCAGTGTGAAATACGTCTAGATCAAGCGGAACAGGCGTTACAATGGGTCCAATCATTGGAGCCTGCAGGTATTGGTGCAAGGTCGCTCAAGGAATGTATTCTGCTTCAGCTTGATAAATCAGTATCATTTCTAGAAGAACTGCTAGAAAATCACCTAGAATGGCTGGCTGAGGAAAATATTTCGGCAATTAGTGATTATTTTCATTTGACAGAAGATGAAGCTGCGGTGAATGTGGAGAGAATTAAGTCCTGTCATCCAAAACCGGGGCGGCTCTTATCAGAGAAGAAAACAGAATATATTATCCCGGAAGCTTACATCTATGAGGAGGACGGTAACTGGAAGATATCGTTCTACAAGTGGTATTCACCCGAGATTGAAATTAATGAAGCATATAAGCATTTTCAACCGGATGATCAAGCGGCAACAACTTTCCTAAAAGAGAAATATCGCCAAGTTAATTGGTTGCAGCAAGTGTTGCGATATAGGGGTAATACCCTTGAACGTGTTATTGAAAAGATTGTCAAGAAGCAACAACTATACTTTTCTCATGGTGCGTTTATGTTGCAGCCACTGACGTTAAATGAATTAGCAACTGATTTGGATATGCACATTTCAACAGTCAGTCGAGCGATAGCTAATAAATATATCCAGACGAAACGCGGGATTATTCCATTGAAATTTTTCCTGCAGCCGGGTGTCAAGCAAAGTAATGGGCAACAGATCACATCGTTTGTCATTAAACAATTAATTGCCGAATTGATAGAAAATGAAGATAAGCGAAAACCGTTGTCAGACCAGGTGATCAAAAGCCGGCTGAAGCAGGAATTTGGAATAAATGTTGCGCGGCGAACGGTCGTCAAATATCGTGAACAGCTCGGAATAGCGGCATCAACGAAACGAAAATAA